The following are encoded in a window of Tessaracoccus flavescens genomic DNA:
- a CDS encoding RNA polymerase sigma factor: MHAHAQPAPPDEMMGRMDDDALWQALRAADEQAFRMLFQRHSRAVYNHAFRHASSWATAEEATQACFSGIWRRAAAGTLPEVAHGVVRAWLCAVGRNEARNLVRSDGRRLRLVGRVAQQPREDRHDNVEDWVAHEESMRRINQVLARIPDGQRIVVELVAWGGLTMDEVAAALDLPTGTVKSRLSRARKALATSEVAHLLGKENPT; encoded by the coding sequence ATGCACGCTCACGCCCAACCAGCCCCGCCGGACGAGATGATGGGGCGCATGGACGACGACGCGCTCTGGCAGGCGCTGCGGGCCGCTGACGAGCAGGCCTTCCGGATGCTATTCCAGCGACACAGCAGGGCGGTGTACAACCACGCCTTCCGGCACGCCTCATCCTGGGCGACGGCCGAAGAGGCGACGCAGGCCTGCTTCAGCGGCATCTGGCGCCGAGCGGCCGCGGGCACGCTGCCGGAGGTGGCGCACGGGGTGGTGCGGGCGTGGCTGTGCGCGGTGGGGCGCAACGAGGCGAGGAACCTCGTGCGCTCTGACGGACGGCGCCTCCGCCTCGTCGGCCGGGTCGCGCAGCAGCCCCGCGAGGACCGGCACGACAACGTCGAGGACTGGGTCGCGCACGAGGAGTCGATGCGCAGGATCAACCAGGTGCTCGCCCGGATCCCGGACGGCCAGCGCATCGTCGTGGAACTGGTCGCCTGGGGCGGCCTGACCATGGACGAGGTCGCGGCCGCGCTCGATCTGCCAACCGGCACCGTGAAGTCCCGGCTCTCGCGCGCCAGGAAAGCCCTCGCGACCTCTGAGGTCGCCCACCTGCTCGGCAAGGAGAACCCGACATGA
- a CDS encoding DoxX family protein: MGVPGPAVAGPATTIIELVGGALIILGAGTRIVGAIYTLVMLGAAAIVHLPAGFFVGDGYEFVLVLAGIGAALALTDAGAWSVDRLIGSRRTTPVSPERVDAWPSEKPRRPHLRKVWALSFPGQPLNSHRTSSSKSAGA, from the coding sequence ATGGGTGTTCCCGGCCCCGCCGTCGCCGGACCCGCGACCACGATCATCGAACTCGTGGGCGGCGCCTTGATCATCCTCGGCGCAGGCACCCGCATCGTCGGTGCGATCTACACGCTCGTCATGCTCGGCGCCGCCGCCATCGTCCACCTCCCCGCCGGCTTCTTCGTCGGAGACGGCTACGAGTTCGTGCTCGTGCTCGCCGGGATCGGCGCCGCCCTCGCCCTGACCGACGCAGGCGCCTGGTCCGTCGACCGGCTGATCGGCTCGCGTCGCACGACCCCCGTGTCCCCCGAGCGGGTCGACGCCTGGCCGTCCGAGAAACCCCGGCGCCCGCACCTCAGAAAGGTGTGGGCGCTCTCGTTTCCCGGTCAGCCGTTGAACTCCCACCGCACGTCGTCGTCGAAGTCGGCGGGCGCGTAG
- a CDS encoding Maf family protein, with translation MRVVLASKSPARLTVLRQAGLDPEVIVSGFDEHLVQDPVPTSLAARLAEKKGETVIDQLEGDFLLIACDSVLEFEGRAHGKPGSEAAAIRRWQRMRGREGLLHSGHFVAVRTGGHLRSQTAIGSTTVRFADISDEEIAAYAATGEPQQVAGGFSIDGRGGAFVTSITGDPYNVIGLSLPLVRQMTIDLGVAWHSLWANGQA, from the coding sequence GTGCGCGTCGTCCTCGCCTCCAAGTCACCCGCCCGGCTGACCGTCCTGCGGCAGGCAGGCCTCGACCCCGAGGTCATCGTCTCGGGCTTCGACGAGCACCTCGTCCAGGACCCGGTCCCGACCTCGCTCGCCGCGCGCCTCGCCGAGAAGAAGGGCGAGACGGTGATCGACCAACTTGAGGGCGACTTCCTCCTGATCGCCTGCGACTCGGTGCTGGAGTTCGAGGGGCGGGCGCACGGCAAGCCGGGTTCCGAGGCCGCCGCCATCCGGCGGTGGCAGAGGATGCGCGGGCGCGAGGGGCTGCTCCACTCCGGCCACTTCGTGGCCGTCCGCACGGGCGGGCACCTGCGCAGCCAGACGGCCATCGGGTCGACGACGGTGCGTTTCGCCGACATCTCGGACGAGGAGATCGCCGCCTACGCCGCCACCGGCGAACCGCAGCAGGTCGCGGGCGGCTTCAGCATCGACGGCCGCGGCGGCGCCTTCGTGACCTCCATCACCGGAGACCCGTACAACGTGATCGGCCTGTCGCTCCCCCTCGTCAGGCAGATGACCATCGACCTGGGGGTGGCCTGGCATTCGCTCTGGGCGAACGGACAGGCGTGA
- a CDS encoding acyl-CoA carboxylase subunit epsilon: MTADEPRLSFARADLSEEEIAAVTAALAITLREEKLRSADDRPLAGGWKSYYRTLRSPLIGGRDAWRTYHRL; encoded by the coding sequence GTGACGGCCGACGAACCGCGCCTGTCCTTCGCGCGCGCCGACCTCAGCGAGGAGGAGATCGCCGCCGTCACCGCGGCGCTCGCCATCACGCTGCGCGAGGAGAAGCTCCGCTCCGCCGACGACCGCCCGCTCGCAGGCGGGTGGAAGTCGTACTACAGGACGCTGCGCTCCCCGCTGATCGGCGGCCGGGACGCCTGGCGCACCTACCACCGGCTCTGA